A single window of Haliotis asinina isolate JCU_RB_2024 chromosome 5, JCU_Hal_asi_v2, whole genome shotgun sequence DNA harbors:
- the LOC137284868 gene encoding heparan-alpha-glucosaminide N-acetyltransferase-like — protein sequence MAIPCRGTKVFLVVTLLCWGVTFADDDSELVPFSCPDDVPEYKMDTALFTIRNDQNQQAELRLYMQSEECNTCNLIPEWEVMPAQNCSILVDTRWPVRIEIRTVTNRTVKTVDPSCSEGNLTKMFLEYGDYVVYMKSTENNEQATCSNIITMNDPSDSNIPIYVAVGIGVFLALFWILMKYLYRRGILHRIIYFWSTEGMMVHRYSTQDLGTPTNINAGDDPNKDDKKEKKERLKSLDTFRGISILVMIFVNYRAGYYWFFKHSIWNGLNLADLVFPWFVWIMGTSMVFSFNGQLKRSTPKLMMFWKILKRSAILFVLGLIINTVGTPGGVEISEIRIPGVLQRFAGTYLIVATIHMFFAKTTDEHQHCWWSPVRDILDYWPEWIIHLILVAVWLSITFALPVPGCPKGYLGPGGLHEGGKYENCTGGASGYIDRLIFGNAHIYHNPTAKAIYKTSMPYDPEGLLGTLTSCFMCFLGLQAGKILFQQKDWVQRCKRFLIWGIVLGIIAAILSKGTKDNGYIPVCKNLWSLSFVLALSSFAFILFMLCYLLIDVWRVWSGAPFCYPGLNPIVLYFGHEVFSGRSPVYFHVVRTHAAQLAMSVWGTFFWFLVSMYLYAKDIIITV from the exons ATGGCGATACCCTGTAGAGGAACGAAAGTTTTCCTCGTTGTCA CATTATTGTGCTGGGGAGTGACGTTTGCTGACGATGATTCTGAATTGGTTCCCTTTTCGTGTCCGGATGATGTTCCAGAGTACAAGATGGATACTGCTTTgtttacaattagaaatgaccAAAATCAACAGGCTGAGCTGAGATTATACATGCAGAGTGAggaatgtaacaca TGCAATCTCATCCCAGAGTGGGAAGTCATGCCAGCCCAGAACTGTTCCATATTGGTGGATACCCGGTGGCCGGTGAGGATTGAGATTCGTACAGTGACCAACAGGACAGTCAAGACAGTTGACCCGTCCTGTAGTGAGGGCAATCTCACTAAGATGTTCCTGGAGTATGGTGACTATGTCGTGTACATGAAATCTACAGAGAACAACGAGCAGGCCACATGCTCAAACATCATCACCATGAATGACCCCTCGGACTCAAACATAC CCATCTATGTTGCAGTTGGAATTGGGGTGTTTTTGGCACTGTTTTGGATCTTAATGAAATACCTATATAG GAGAGGAATACTTCATCGAATAATATATTTCTGGAGCACAGAAGGAATGATGGTG CACAGGTATTCCACACAGGATCTTGGAACTCCCACCAACATCAACGCTGGTGATGACCCCAATAAAGACGACAAGAAGGAGAAAAAGGAGAGGCTGAAATCACTTGATACCTTCAGAGG GATATCAATTTTGGTAATGATATTTGTCAATTACCGCGCAGGCTACTACTGGTTCTTTAAGCACAGTATATGGAATGGTCTGAATCTAGCAGACcttgtgtttccatg GTTCGTTTGGATCATGGGAACATCGATGGTCTTCAGCTTCAATGGCCAGTTGAAGCGGTCGACACCTAAACtaatgatgttttggaaaattTTAAAGAGGTCAGCCATCTTGTTTGTGTTGGGGCTTATCATAAACACAGTAGGCACACCAGGAG GTGTGGAGATTTCCGAAATCAGAATACCAGGAGTGTTACAAAGGTTTGCTGGCACCTACCTCATTGTAGCAACAATACACATGTTTTTTGCTAAAACAACAGATGAACATCAG CACTGCTGGTGGTCCCCAGTTCGAGACATCCTGGACTACTGGCCGGAGTGGATCATACACCTCATCCTGGTCGCTGTGTGGCTATCCATCACCTTTGCCCTGCCAGTCCCCGGATGTCCAAA GGGCTACCTGGGTCCAGGTGGGTTACACGAAGGAGGGAAGTATGAAAACTGTACGGGAGGTGCATCTGGCTACATTGACCGCCTCATCTTTGGAAACGCCCACATATATCACAACCCTACAGCCAAG GCTATATACAAGACATCCATGCCTTATGACCCAGAAGGGCTGCTGGGGACCTTGACCtcctgtttcatgtgtttcctaGGACTCCAG GCTGGAAAAATTTTGTTTCAACAAAAAGACTGGGTCCAACGATGTAAAAGATTTCTCATTTGGGGCATAGTATTG GGGATCATTGCTGCTATATTAAGTAAAGGCACCAAAGATAATGGTTATATTCCAGTATGCAAGAATTTATG GTCTTTGTCGTTTGTGCTGGCACTGTCAAGCTTTGCCTTCATCTTGTTCATGCTGTGCTACCTGCTGATTGATGTATGGAGGGTCTGGAGTGGAGCGCCGTTCTGCTACCCAG GACTGAACCcgattgttttgtattttggaCATGAAGTGTTCTCTGGCCGCAGCCCTGTTTATTTCCACGTTGTTCGAACTCATGCAGCACAACTTGCAATGAGTGTTTGGGGTACTTTCTTCTGGTTCCTCGTTTCCATGTATCTGTATGCAaaggacatcatcatcactgtctgA
- the LOC137283608 gene encoding peroxisomal 2,4-dienoyl-CoA reductase [(3E)-enoyl-CoA-producing]-like produces the protein MSRNDVIHKETCEENYQYIFKPDILRGKVAFVTGGGSGICFTIAEIFMRHGCATIIAGRNFERVKQASETLVAATGGRCLPLSVDVRKPQQILDAVDEAMRQFGKIDILVNGAAGNFLCPLDQMSFNAFRTVMEIDAHGTFNVSKVVYDKSMKTNGGVIINITALLHLRGTQMQTHAGSAKAAIEAMTRHMAVEWGMNGVRVMCVAPGPIADTEGWRRLGGGRIDEEYEKSIPIQRVGLRVDIADVCLFLTTRGSELLTGTTVIADGGSWLTGSNNFYQTKKLLSSGVPVSKSRL, from the exons ATGTCACGAAATGATGTTATTCACAAAGAGACATGTGAAGAAAATTaccaatatatatttaaacCAGACATACTAAG AGGGAAAGTTGCTTTTGTAACTGGTGGTGGCTCGGGGATCTGCTTCACAATAGCCGAGATCTTTATGAG ACATGGCTGTGCAACAATTATAGCTGGACGGAATTTTGAACGAGTCAAGCAGGCGTCTGAAACACTGGTGGCAGCGACAGGGGGAAGGTGTCTGCCTCTGAGTGTGGATGTCAGAAAG cCACAGCAGATACTGGATGCAGTAGATGAAGCCATGAGACAGTTCGGGAAAATTGACATACTGGTTAATG GTGCCGCTGGGAACTTCCTCTGCCCACTCGACCAGATGTCCTTCAACGCCTTCCGCACTGTCAtggagattgatgctcatgggaCATTCAACGTCAGCAAGGTTGTGTATGACAAGAGCATGAAG ACAAATGGTGgcgtcatcatcaacatcacagCACTGCTGCATCTCCGAGGAACACAGATGCAGACTCACGCTGGTTCAGCTAAGGCAGCCATTG AGGCAATGACTCGACATATGGCAGTGGAGTGGGGAATGAATGGCGTGAGGGTCATGTGTGTGGCACCGGGACCAATCGCGGACACAGAAGGATGGAGACGCCTTG GTGGTGGAAGAATAGATGAGGAGTATGAGAAGTCAATTCCCATTCAGAGAGTTGGTCTGCGTGTGGACATCGCTGACGTCTGCCTCTTTCTAACAACCAGGGGCAGTGAACTCCTGACTGGCACAACAGTCATAGCTGATGGTGGCAGCTGGCTCACTGGCTCTAACAACTTCTAccaaacaaagaagttgttatcctctGGAGTCCCTGTGAGCAAATCTAGGTTGTGA